One Citrus sinensis cultivar Valencia sweet orange chromosome 5, DVS_A1.0, whole genome shotgun sequence genomic window, CGGAAGATACACCACACGCCGGCTGTTCCACCGGAGTGATCATCACTGCCGCGATTTGCTTCTCACGACCGCCGCTGTCAGTATTAGTTCCGTGACGTGTGCTGTGAGATCCGGTAGTCAGCAGTTAAGTTCACGGCCACTAGGCGCCGGAAACACCGAACCAGCTAGGTTATATTACCTACTTGCCCGTCTTTGTTTTTCCTAAGCTCTATTAGTCAATTTATTGCAAACTCAGCCGAATTTAGTGAGAGTAATTAaactaattctttttaaactCCAAAGTTGTTTGTTGCTTTTTGTATTCGAAGGAAATGAATAATGTTCATTTGTCTCTTTACCATGCGCAGagtattttgtttctttgcattttagaaattctaaatatcttttatcaaatttctaTTTACTGTTAACGTTTTGTGAAACTAACATTGTGCTGTATCGAGGACGATATTTAGTAAAGCCAATCggtttctcatttttttaatgcaataaTTAACGTATTGTCACAGAGTGAAaattgggggaaaaaaattgagtatTTTCTGTCACAAAACATCACTGTCCCTGCTGTGTTGTTATATCGAAACAAGATGTTTTTGATAGACTCAGATTTGTTATTGATTACTTTCTATAGACTAAACTCTAGGTTTGAGTTTCATGCTTTCAGGATGACAGAGTTGAATCATGCTTTTGGAATATTAGAGTTGAGGATCATTGTCTTGACTTTACACTCGCTTGGCATCGTCATTATGCTCTTACTTTTGGGCCTGATCAGAAGATGGTAGGGAATCCTCAACTGTAgctacatttatttttgagttaatGTAATGCAAACTCAACCTAACTGATTGACATCAACTTCCCCAGAAAACATGAATAACAtgaatatcttttttttcccctctttcGAGAATCATCAAGTTTCATTATcagtttattttgaatttgatttgtcAATTTGCATAAAAACCAAAACGTACACTACTGGATGATGTTAATGGACAAATTGCTATTTACtttctaaatttattctttGGGGATGGTTTTTGTGATATTTGGGAGAGGTTTTTAACAATCTTAGAAAATCTAATAGAGATTATTTACTTTgtgtcaaaaaaagaaattgattaatttcaataaatttaaaaatcattgcATTCCGCCACtagaaaagattttattatgatGAGTAAATTGATGTAAGCCTCTCTTCtcaattttcatcatattttttatttttgttcaacaAAAGTAGTAAGAAGATgagaaaaaggagaaaaaaaatctttggctttgttgttaaatttattatctcCCTCCACTTTGTCGTTTTACTAATCTTTGCCTCTCTTGTTTGGAAGTCCCTCTTAGCCCACTTCCCTAACCTTTCAATTAGATTTTTggtaaacattttcttttacctCCTTGTTGGTTTCTTGAGGAAAGGAGCATGCACTACTGCCCTAGTGATTTACTCATGTATTGGCATTACAATTTTCTCAAGAAACAAATAAGGAGGAGGTAAAAGATTCTCTTTTATCATACTTTAATGGGATAAAGTTCTGGAAAATGGAAGGAGAGAGGTTTCGAAACAACAGATGCACAGGTTAGTGAAACGATAAAGTGAaaatagataataaatttgatgTCAAAGTGGAggaattttctcatttttctctctttgcTCTATGCTACTGTTgttaaacaaaaatacaaattaccGTGAAAATTGAGAGGAGAGATTTATATGCATTTACTCATCTTAACAAAATCCTTACCAGTGAAGGAATCCAATGATTCATAATTTCATCGGAATTAAgcagtttttttttagcacaaaGCAAATAATCtctattaaattttctaaaattattaaaatttcttttgaataTCACAAAAACCAtccctaaaaaattaattttgaaagcaaaCAACATTTTGTCTATTGACATTAATCAATAATGTAGTggtttttatacaaattgatgaaataaattCCAAATAGAACGACaatgaaatttgataattctcgagagaagaaaaaaaagatcatgAAAATTTCCGACCTTGTAATTTCAAGATATTCAAGCAATCCATACGCCCCCCAGCCCgctttctttgcttttgattCCAGAGCATTACTTAAGCTCTATGTGTGCTTTCTATTGAGGGTGATTATGGATGGGGCTGATTTAATGAAAGCGAAATTTACATCTCTATCGTAAGATTGTTCAAGTAACAAATGTCTTCTTGTGACAATGTTATAGACgagaaataaaacataatttctattttaataaccataaacaaaagataaattctaaaaaaaaaaaaaagagtgagatATACAGCAcaatcagaaaaaataaaactaaattctATGAGAAATATCTTCTGCTGGCTATCAAACCTGGGCTTAAGCCTtttctttatgatttttttttttgatatacTTTTCTCTATGATTTTGATCTCAAGCTTATGTATGGGATTTACAAGGCATCCTCTTTTGAGCCGAAAGCTTGTGGCATGGCCTTTATTGCTCAGGTTAAGTTCTATAGTTGCTTATCActtcttaaataaatttagccACATCTTTGTGCTGACAACTTTTGATCGGTTTAATGTCCACGGGGATTGTCTTCCTCTCCCTGAAAGTGTATTCAATAAGgctattaagaaaaattatgatgaaAAACACAAGTTCAAAATTGAGCTTACTCCCAGACAGGTAGAAATTTTGTATTTCCTTCAGTGGCTTGGTGACCATTTCATCTTACATTCTTGAATTCATAATATTCCAAGCTGTGAACAGAGGAGAAgaataaaatcttttcttatttttaagtaCTCCCAACAGCCGGTACAATAGGGTTAATTTATAGGTCTACACATTCCTAATTTAACTTcctaatttttgaaaatatacaaattagTAACAGCTATACAAATCAGACAAATTAGACAATTAATCCTAGAAATCAGGAATGTCAACTAATCTAATCTTTCCATAATTTCTACACAAGCTTCATCcatgaatttatgatattttaaaattttcttttcaggtTAGGAAGCTCTCAGAACTTTTCCGACCTGTTGCAGCCCATTCAACTGCATTGCCTATTCTCACTGCTTCCATGCCAAAAGTTTAAGATAGGGAAGTTTATGAACTTGTAAGAGTCAAACTGGGAAATATTTGCTAGAGATCCATATTCTAATGCTAGTTCTAGGAGATATAATGGAATTTCTCCTGAAAGGGTGATCACGCATTGTATATTGAAAGGATCTGCACTAAGAGAGGAAGATCCCCGTGATATATACATTACTGGAAAAGAGTATGCTGCTTCTGGTCTTTAGGGAGAGAGGAAGAACCTGGCTGCTAATTCACACTGATGCTTCTTTAGACAGGTACCAGAGAGGCCATGAAAGAGGGCAACAGCACCTTCTAAGATGCCCAGATTCCATATATGGTGACACCATCACTCTATCCAGGGGACCTATTCCTGCTGATCCTCTGTACTTGACTGAGAGACATTAGCAGGCTTATTATGTGGGTTCCGGACATGAACAGGTATTCAGAGTTTTCCCCTGTAGCTACAGCCTTGGATTCCTACAAGCTACTATGTTGCTTCATCTGTGGACCCATATCTGCCACCTCCAAGGAGAGAAGACATGGCCTCAGGTTCCTACTCTGCTGCTGGATTGAGAGCGACTTAGAGAACTGATCCTTAAGAAGGggagaaaatgatgaaaataatgGGTAAACTATTGTATGCGATACCCCTATGAAATTCCCAAGCTGGAATTGGCAGCTGCATGTGTATCATTAAGGTACTCCTTTTCCGGTCCATCTCTGTCTTACTGATGACTGGTGTTTGAGTGTTTCAACTGTTCATCCTCTGTACCGTTTGTTTCTCCTTTACCAAATTTCTTTCTGTATTTTGAGTCTGAAAGCATAATTGTAGACAGTTTGCCTGCTTTCAAGTATATTTCAAATCTTTCAAACCATTTAGCTTTATCCAGTAACTTATGACTTTATAGAAAGTATTTGTTTCATTGTATCACTGATGGTCAGGCcataaaattagttgaatgATGGTATCAAGCACTTTGCTAATCCAACTTTCTACAAATGATAGACCTTTTCTAATTCTGTAATAGACCCTTAGTCTGTTTCCATTATTTCATTATCTGTGCTCAATCGGTCGCATATTCATGCGCCAGATATTCACATGGCGGCGCGAGAGTTCCTATGCCACTTTATAGGACCTGCAATTGTCTTCAACAAGCAtcttcttaaattattttaattcctaTATTACCATCTTATAGTTTTTACACAAAATCGATTCTGCAGATCTCTCTCTAGCCATAAGTGAACAAGAAACCCTAAAATTTCTGTCATAACCGTCGACCAATGGTGATAGACCTCTTCCAGTGACCGTGCTGCCTCTGAGTAAATCGTTCTGATGTGATTTGACGAACCTGAAGGtagtatttaatttcttaagttttgatttttttttaaaatcagatTTTCCTTCTTGTGgatgattttgttttagttttggCATGTTATGGGTGATATGAAGAGTTTGATTGCTAGCTTAATCCTGCTTAGATTTAGATTCAGTATGCTTGTGTTGATTCCTTTCTTTCCTTTGAGATTGAGAAGGTGCTTATGGATGAATTTTGAGATctgatttttgttctttatttgtgttggattttgattttctaaaatgAAGAGTTGATTTTAATTGGTATGAAGAAACATCCTTTGACTTCTCTACTTGCAATGCAGTCACTTGACGAATGGAGGTTCTAAGAAAACATAAGCCTAGTCCTCCATTTCTCTCTGTTTTTCTTCTCAACAGGAAGTTTACGggcaaaaaatttaattcactTGTGCGTTAATTCtggttgattttattttatttgccaAGTTATTTGCCTTATTTGTTTCAGCGTCTGAATTGCTCTATTGGATTCTGCTTTCTCGTTGAACTATCTTAAAGGGTGTGATTTGGAGCTTCAATTTATACTTCAAAGCATGGAAAAGTTTCATATTTTTGCGGAGTTATGGTTTTTGTTGGTTAATTCTGGTGAACTCAAAGTTaagaagttaagatttgtgttTGTGTTCAAGGGTGTTTAGTTTGTGTATTAATTTAACGATTTGACTCAGTCGAAGAAATAGATTGACAGGTTTCTAGTTCATTAGTGAGCTCaagttcaattattttttgctgAATGTTGattgttttcatttgtttgtttggctTTTTTAGTATCTGATGAATTAAAGGGCttgagttatttttttataatatttagttGCTGTGAAACGGAATCCTTGCGAGATATGTTAGTTCTGATCAATGATTATTGCATGTATatgttttttctctctttcattATTGTTATCATTATCAATTGTGAATGTGGATGGAATAATGGAATAATGATTTTACCCGATCTATTTTGTTTAAGGCAAGATGTATCTCTCTTAATAGGTTTTTTGGCATAAAAGCTGGGAAAAGCCAATCTGTAATTTATCTTATTGGTTATGTGCAGAGCAGAATTTTGCATGCCTTTCTTTTGTCATCATAAATATTGTTACACATGGACTACTTTATGAAGCTTCTGGTTACAATCCCATGGaaaattttgctttgaaagTTAGTGCTTGAAGTAAAACTTTTGAATTCGGTATCTAGGTTTTGGCTGTTAGTACTGCCCAGGTCTACTAATGTGCATGGTTCAGGCTAGATTGGTATGCTTTAGATCTGGCTAAGAATCTTCACACAATCGTACAATGTGTGTATTGAGAAACTATCCAAACGTAATGCGAAAATATAAATGGAAACCTGTATAAGAAGTCCATTTATTAGTATATTTTGTGGGGAATTGGTGATTTTTTTGCTTTGCCTAAAGTTACAATCTTGTTGCTTTTGTAAGTAGCAAACACGGTATTGGATGCCTCAACATGCATATTTGAACATCTGGTTCTGGTCtgcattttataataataaaacacaatATAGTTTAATAGATAAAGCAGgattttagctttatttttccctttaaaCATTGCATTATCCATTTATCAAGCAGTAGCAAGACATTTTCCACAGAATTCACTTGATGTGTTGGTAAGGATTTTAGGCGAgaaaagaagttttttttgGTGTTGATATTGTTCAttgtgtttcttttgtttttttgaaactgattaagcatcaggttactgcattacacagatataTATACAACTGCTATGACAGCAAgtcattacactgatatttacaatcagatatatatacatgagacttatattattacatttttattctatgaagtacatgcccatcCTAAATACCCCTTACGGAGGAGGGATGTCTCTACTCCACTCgcatttcgcaagggagaaAGACGTTTATAGAAATCTCCAcacaattatgtttaattagaGGAGGTTGAGTCCGTGGGGACTAGAACTATTGCCCTTATAGTCATCCTTAACTTTGAGGGCAATGGTCCACCACTGGGCTACAAGCCCAAGTGGCTGCTCATTGTGTTTCTACATAGAGATGGAGAGTAGAAACTGTGACCCCTACTGAGGCTGTTGGGGACTGTATAAGAGCGAGAGTTATCATCTTCCAGATCTTTGTTGAGGTAGCCAACCGACTGGGCAAAGAGAAGTATTTTTATAGACATTGCAATGATTCACTTAACTATGTTAGTTTTACCATAGGCTACTCGCTGagaaatccttttttttttttaaaatttagtttatcaatttttttttaatattcagaacagtttattaattaattacattgaTAAGATATTACTAGTTGTGTATATTCACGTACTGTACATAATGAATTTCTCagtggaaaaataatttacgtCAAATATCttgtaaaacaaaacaaatgaaaaaaaaaagatttaaagatataataaataaaaattatttaagtattCAAGTAAGAGGTAAAATGCCAATAAGTTAACAACCCCATTTTTGTCATTGCACATGATCGTTGGAGCCTCACAAAAGCATCCACAGAAGAAGTCTAAGAGGTTGTAAATTTGGATTTGTGAGCCGACATGTCATTTAAATTCTCAATTTGCTGACAAGTCTGTTAATCGTGGATTCGTGATTCgggaaattaaatttgtagtCGGAGGCAATGCGCAGTACACGGGATCTTAACAGTTTCCGTTAACGATTATTTTCCCGTTCTATCtggattatttttctttttaaatgaaaaaaaaataaacaaaaattttacggTGTAATAGCATCTAGAtccccaaaattttaatgaaatcacAAGTAATGAcatactttttataatttttttctgtgtGTCCGTATTTTTTGATCAATGATTTGATTGtcatactaaaaaaaaatctttgaacATCCACTTTCATATCTAAGAAACTGAAATATTTGACTTTATCATTAGATTTTAAAGAAGTTTGATGATCGTATGAGTGGTTATTTgtgacaaaaatatattttatcaatattagTATTACTCGTTTAATAATTGTCCAAGTTTATGTTTAGAGAACTCGATTTGTACTTATATATGTCTAAAATTGACTAGAATTTGAGTAAATAGCTAAAATATGTGTTAAACGAGCAACATGCTTAAGTGCCATTTAACTCGCACAATAATCATGTCAGGTTAGTAATGTACTAATGTGAGTCTTGACGCAATTAATAATGACTATGTACATATTTCTACAAAAATGTTAATACAGTAACCTAAATTACTATTTCGTGGCAAGTGGCACTGAATAAGGACTATTGttaaaatatgtattataaattatatccttgcatatattttttaaaaaccaagggaattaaatgttttaatctaaaaaagttaaaattaaaactttttttccaaaaaaataattataaataaattaatgataaaaaggaaaaaggaaaaacgaGATCCTTATTTTaggcaaaacaaacaaaaagggaaaaagaaaaaaaatcgcCGGAACTGAAACCctacatttaaatatatacaatTGTAATTTCGCGTACAAAAACAATATTTGTGAGGGAATCGtccttaaatataaaaaaataaataaaaaataaaaaatacagaacgtaaaattaaaaataaaaaataagaagaagaaagggcAAAAACGAAACGAGCGAtagagaaaacaaagaagcGATAAAACGAACGAACTTTAAACACAGAAAACAACTCTTCAATCATCATAATCTTCGATTTCTCCGTTTCAAggttcgattttttttttgtgggaatTGTGCAATTATTATTGCTAGCTTATCACTTTGATGGATCTTCGATTTatctaatcaattaattaatttttggatttttttttagggatTCGTTCTTTTATTAGTGGCGGCTGTTATTTGTTGATATTGATCTATttcttgatttcatttttgatttctaaaattcaactttgagAGATCTAACCCTTTTTGGGTTTCATTTTTGTCGTTTCTTTTTTGGGGGGGATTTTACATTTTGTGTCTGGGTATTggaatttttctaataaaaatgaCGAATTTGGCATTGAATTGCAATGTTGCATGTTGATGCGCATTGTGTATGTTTTAGAATTATTCATCATTGAAATTTATTGTGGCATGTTGCATTCTTGCTAATAATCTCTGGAGATGttgtcaattattattattttttgagtcgtataatttttttttaaatatgagtttCTGTGtagtctcttttttttctgttaCATATATTGATAACTCCCTTCTGCTTTGTTGAATGTTAGGGGCTTTATCTATATggtattcatttatttatttattttgacgTAGTTGATGGTTAAATTGGATAGAAATGATTATTGTTTGGTTGATTCCTGCATGtataaattacatgaataatttgaataattgGGTGTAGCAATGAGATTTGTATCTATGTTCCAATTTTTGgtcttttatctttcttttgtgtgtgtgttttgttggctgcttctccAACTGTAGACTGTAGATCTAAATGCTTAAAGTGTGACATACATTTTGCATTtggaattttatgttttccCCAGCTCCTACCCATTCCCACTTTCCAACCGGTCAGGGTTAGACAAATTTCTTTCTGGCCCTAGTCATTCCTTCTGGTACTTGTACCTGTTACTAGTGGACTCTTTCTAGCTCCTGTTTTTGGCCAATCcaattttttccttctttgtagGCTTCTGGCTCTTCTAGTTTGGAATGGGTATGTGGAGGGTGTTTTGGTAGGATTGATTCCTTCTATCTCTAGCTGCTCTCGTCCTATCACTTGTTCAGGTTAATATCTTTTAGGCCATCGCTTCAGTGTCATCTGGGAAACTCAGGAGTGTATGTGTAATTAATGAACTAAACAGTTTGAAATGTACTTATTTTCTTAGATTATATTAGTCATTGAAGTGCCAACTATAATTTTGTATGTAGTAAGTTGATTACTCGTGGTTGGTATTTTGGTCTTTGTAGATACAACactcctctctctctcatccAGATGGGATATTATCTGAAATGAGTTTCTTCCTTTAtcacaaaattaagaattcaTCCATTGTTTCCTAACTTGCAATTGTGGGTTATTTTCCCAGATTATCAGTCAAGGTATAAGGAGTGATTAGACTTGAATGGCAGCACTGTTACTTATTACATTATAATATGTCTTTCACAAGCGTCTGAATTCAGAACAGAACCTaaatatcttttcttttaacataaatatctCTTCTTTCAGAAAATAAATCCATGttttagaaattgaaaattttgagccaTTTTTTGTGCTTTGAATGCCGAAGATGGGTACCAACCTCTCCCTATGTTGATGAGATGCAACATGTCTAGTTGCCTGTTTAGGTTCTCTTGGCATGCTTGCAAATTTGGTAGACTTTATTCTTTTGCATTTGTATTGCCTTCTTTACTGAATTAATAGAAAGTTTGACTTGTGCAAACTTATTTATGTCGTTCTCACAAAACAGTGTTGGAGCCCTTATGTTATTATGATATATGATGGATGAATGAAATGTGATGAGAAGGTTTCTCTGAacattttgattgtttttcgGTCATGGTTTCTCTTACAGATCTTATCTATATTGATCATTATGATTATTTGGATAATATAAGTCTATTTTCTACCCTATTAATCTTTTCAGGATACCGCTTACTCTTAATTGACGGAAATGTCTCCAGCATCAAAATCCAAGTCTAAGCCCTCTGGAAAAGCTTCCAAGGAGCAACAAAAGGCTCCAATTAAGCCTTCTGGATCTGCCAACGCTGGAAATGGAGTTCCGGCAAGTGCTTACAATCCGATCTCGGGAACATTCCATACCCTAGATACTTCATCAGTAGCCACTTCTCCTCCTTACCATGATAATGGTCGGTTCCGGAATATTGATGATACAGATGAGCACTCTAGTAGACCGCATGGAACGGTATCAGAATACGATTCAGTTTCAAATAATGGCAGCTGCTCTGGTGAGTCAGAAGACCCAAAAGAGAAGTTTGCCAATTCTTCTCGTCAAGATCCAATACCTGGTTCTGACAATGACAGGCGAGAAAAAATTCgtttaaaaaatgagaaaaagcaCCAGCGTCAGAGAGAGAAGCGGGCACAGGAGTTACATGAGCGTTGCTGTGGCTATCTAATGTCAAGAAAACTGGAAGCACTTTCTCAGCAGCTTGTCGCAATGGGGTTCTCTTCTGAACGAGCAACCTTGGCCCTTATGTTGAATGAAGGCAGGGTGGAGGAATCTGTCAACTGGCTTTTTGAAGTGAGTGAAGAAGAAGCTCGAAATACGGACCCTAAGCTTGAAAGTAGTGGGAGCTTGAAAATTGATATTAGTGAGGAGCTTGCACGTATCTCGGAGATAGAGCTGAGGTATAAATGTTCAAAGCAGGAGGTTGAAAGAGCTGTTGTTGCTAGTGAAGGTGATCTTGATAAGGCAGAAGATACTATAAAAGTGCAGAAGCAGGAACTGCCAGCTACTCCACCAAGGCCAGATGACACTGCTGACACCAAGAGCATGGTGAGACCACAAGAAAAACTTTTAGCTCCAATTACAATACAACAGAGAAGGAATGAACGAGATTTTAACTACACCAAGGCAGCAGCTACAGTACCAATAACATTTACAGAAACTGGAAGTAGAAACTTGCTGTCTCCAGTTCCAAATCAATCAAAGCTGCTGGCAGATAAAAGGTGGGCTGCTAGTGGTTCAAGTGCTTCTGCTTCATTGACGGCAACTGCACATATGCCTTTAGTATCTCCTTCAAAAGTAGAGGTTCGGCAAGCTGTTGCTGGAAATGAGGGAAAAACCATCCAGCAAGTAAGGGAACCTGTAATTGTTATGCAGCGTCCTCAATCCATGAATGCCAAGCAGATCCCAGCTTCTAGTGCAGCTTCATCACCTCAAGTGACTGCTGGATGGTATGCGAAAAATGTTCCAGCTGTTGAAAATGTAAGGCCAAATGCAAAGATACTTCAAGGTACTGGAACTCCTGGCACAGAGAACCAGAGTTCAGAGCTGTTCTACCGACAAGCTCCATATAAAGAAATCCCATACATGCATAACCCAGTAGAGTCTATATCAGCGGGTTTGGGATCATCGTGGAGCTCGATGGGTTCTTCATCTCCTTCACTTACAGCTCCATCCAAGTCTCGGGGTTCATGGAGTACAATGGGTATGTCTTCACCTTCACTAGCGGTGCCATCTTCTCTTGGACTATTTGCGAGTTGGGGCTCTGCTGGAACTTTAGGCTCGTCGTCACATGTAGATTGGAATACAGGGGGGTTGATGCCAGAGTGCGACTACACCAGTATAGATTGGACCTTGGACACAAGCACAAGCTTATCATCATCACCGAAACCTAATGGATTGTGGTTTGGGATTTCTTCCCTATTGAGGAATAGTCCTGGCATGAGGATGGGCGGTGCAAATGGCACATGTATGTCAGGGTTGCAGGATAATGGGGCAGTTACAGAGGCATCATCTGCAGGTGGGTTGCGTGAGTGGACGTCTCCATTTGCAGAGAAGGACATATTTAGTGTACCTAGACAGTTTGTTACTTCTCCTCCTTAGGACTAGTGATTGAAATCTGGGAgaagaggggaaaagaaaacacaGATTCCTGGTCCTACTTGATGTTTGGTTGGCTGTGTTGATGGTTGTTTCTGCTTTACCAATCATAAATGAATCTAGTTGTTTCTGGCTTTTGAATATGCTgccttttttcttcattctccCTGAATCTCGCTTTTCTTTCATCACACAGTTGCACATTTAAGTTATTTGGTA contains:
- the LOC102631456 gene encoding uncharacterized protein LOC102631456, translated to MSPASKSKSKPSGKASKEQQKAPIKPSGSANAGNGVPASAYNPISGTFHTLDTSSVATSPPYHDNGRFRNIDDTDEHSSRPHGTVSEYDSVSNNGSCSGESEDPKEKFANSSRQDPIPGSDNDRREKIRLKNEKKHQRQREKRAQELHERCCGYLMSRKLEALSQQLVAMGFSSERATLALMLNEGRVEESVNWLFEVSEEEARNTDPKLESSGSLKIDISEELARISEIELRYKCSKQEVERAVVASEGDLDKAEDTIKVQKQELPATPPRPDDTADTKSMVRPQEKLLAPITIQQRRNERDFNYTKAAATVPITFTETGSRNLLSPVPNQSKLLADKRWAASGSSASASLTATAHMPLVSPSKVEVRQAVAGNEGKTIQQVREPVIVMQRPQSMNAKQIPASSAASSPQVTAGWYAKNVPAVENVRPNAKILQGTGTPGTENQSSELFYRQAPYKEIPYMHNPVESISAGLGSSWSSMGSSSPSLTAPSKSRGSWSTMGMSSPSLAVPSSLGLFASWGSAGTLGSSSHVDWNTGGLMPECDYTSIDWTLDTSTSLSSSPKPNGLWFGISSLLRNSPGMRMGGANGTCMSGLQDNGAVTEASSAGGLREWTSPFAEKDIFSVPRQFVTSPP